The Xanthomonas sp. DAR 34887 genome has a segment encoding these proteins:
- a CDS encoding patatin-like phospholipase family protein: MTAFRSPRLLLSLSLFGLLAACGGEPKPAPPAPVVVAPAPAAAAKPLRIGIALGGGAAKGFAHIGVIKMLQANGLEPVVVSGTSAGSVVGALYASGMDAFQMQQAAVALDETSIRDMRLFSGGLVQGQALQDYVNAQLKGKPIEKLAKPFAAVATRLEDGERTVFVRGNAGQAVRASSSIPGVFEPVAIGKFHYVDGGVVSPVPVDAARQLGADFVVAVDISSKASGKNPGSMLGTVNQSIAIMGQRLGQQELGRADIVIRPKVNDIGAADFAQRNAAILEGEKAALAAMPQIKAKLAQLQQQRAAAAAAAAKAAQPAPPPCEPRSRLGRLIGRDDPCKKQD; the protein is encoded by the coding sequence ATGACCGCCTTCCGTTCCCCGCGCCTGCTCCTGTCCCTGTCCCTGTTCGGCCTGCTCGCTGCGTGCGGCGGCGAGCCCAAGCCGGCGCCGCCGGCACCGGTGGTGGTGGCGCCGGCGCCGGCCGCCGCGGCCAAGCCGCTGCGCATCGGCATCGCCCTGGGCGGCGGCGCGGCCAAGGGCTTCGCTCATATCGGCGTGATCAAGATGCTGCAGGCCAACGGGCTGGAGCCGGTGGTGGTGTCCGGCACCAGCGCCGGCAGCGTGGTCGGCGCGCTGTACGCCAGCGGCATGGATGCGTTCCAAATGCAGCAGGCCGCCGTGGCGCTGGACGAGACCAGCATCCGCGACATGCGCCTGTTCTCCGGCGGCTTGGTGCAGGGCCAGGCGCTGCAGGACTACGTCAACGCGCAGCTCAAGGGCAAGCCGATCGAGAAGCTGGCCAAGCCGTTCGCGGCGGTCGCCACGCGGCTGGAGGACGGCGAGCGCACCGTGTTCGTGCGCGGCAACGCCGGCCAGGCGGTACGCGCCTCCAGCAGCATTCCCGGCGTGTTCGAACCGGTCGCCATCGGCAAGTTCCACTACGTCGACGGCGGCGTGGTCAGCCCGGTGCCGGTGGACGCCGCGCGCCAGCTCGGCGCCGATTTCGTGGTCGCGGTGGACATCTCCAGCAAGGCCAGCGGCAAGAATCCGGGCAGCATGCTCGGCACCGTCAACCAGTCGATCGCGATCATGGGCCAGCGCCTGGGCCAGCAGGAGTTGGGGCGCGCGGACATCGTGATCCGCCCGAAGGTCAACGACATCGGTGCCGCCGATTTCGCCCAGCGCAACGCCGCCATCCTGGAAGGCGAGAAGGCCGCGCTGGCGGCGATGCCGCAGATCAAGGCCAAACTGGCGCAGCTGCAGCAACAGCGCGCGGCGGCCGCAGCGGCCGCAGCCAAGGCCGCGCAGCCGGCGCCGCCGCCCTGCGAACCGCGTTCGCGCCTGGGCCGCCTGATCGGCCGCGACGACCCGTGCAAGAAGCAGGACTGA
- a CDS encoding DUF1109 domain-containing protein — MKTDELIALLAQEPLRVDRHVPARRFALALPCGMLGALLLAAAVFGVRPDLAAAAADPAFWAKLGFAACMAAGAGLATWRLATPGRRVGAAAIAIGVPLAAVWIAAIAALWTAPAELRLPLLLGQSWRSCPFNIALLSIPTFASVFWVLRGLAPTRLRAAGASGGLLGGALATMAYCIHCPEMAVPFWALWYVLGMALPTALGAALGPRLLRW; from the coding sequence ATGAAGACAGATGAGCTGATCGCGCTGCTGGCGCAGGAACCGTTGCGCGTGGATCGGCATGTCCCCGCCCGGCGGTTCGCGTTGGCGCTGCCGTGCGGGATGCTGGGGGCGCTGCTGCTGGCGGCGGCGGTGTTCGGTGTGCGCCCGGATCTGGCCGCGGCGGCCGCCGATCCGGCATTCTGGGCGAAGCTCGGTTTCGCCGCCTGCATGGCCGCCGGCGCCGGCCTGGCGACCTGGCGCCTGGCCACGCCGGGGCGGCGGGTCGGCGCAGCCGCCATCGCGATCGGCGTTCCGCTCGCGGCAGTGTGGATCGCGGCCATCGCCGCGCTGTGGACGGCGCCGGCGGAACTGCGCCTGCCGTTGCTGCTGGGCCAGAGTTGGCGCAGCTGCCCGTTCAATATCGCGCTGTTGTCGATTCCGACCTTCGCCAGCGTGTTCTGGGTCTTGCGCGGGCTGGCACCGACCCGCCTGCGCGCGGCCGGGGCCAGCGGCGGGCTGCTCGGCGGCGCCCTGGCGACCATGGCCTATTGCATCCATTGCCCGGAAATGGCGGTGCCGTTCTGGGCGCTCTGGTACGTGCTGGGGATGGCGCTGCCGACCGCGCTGGGGGCCGCGCTGGGCCCGCGCCTGCTGCGCTGGTAG
- a CDS encoding sigma-70 family RNA polymerase sigma factor — MSRLDALQAVEVRLRLLFLAGLDGGARDYRAFLEELGAHLRGFLRRRLHHAPDDVEDILQETLLAIHNSRHTYRRDEPLTAWVYAVARYKLLDFYRAHARKGPPPLPLDAADDLFAHADDAPAHARHDIGRLLEQLPDRHRLPIVHVKLQGLSVSETARLTGMSESAVKIGVHRGLKALARKIGSTA; from the coding sequence ATGAGCCGCCTGGATGCGCTGCAGGCGGTGGAAGTGCGGCTGCGCCTGTTGTTCTTGGCCGGCCTGGACGGCGGAGCGCGCGACTACCGCGCGTTCCTGGAGGAACTCGGCGCGCACTTGCGCGGTTTCCTGCGCCGCCGCCTGCACCACGCACCCGATGACGTGGAGGACATCTTGCAAGAGACCCTGCTGGCCATCCACAACAGCCGCCATACCTACCGCCGCGACGAACCGCTGACCGCGTGGGTGTATGCGGTTGCCCGCTACAAGCTATTGGATTTCTACCGCGCGCACGCGCGCAAGGGCCCGCCGCCGTTGCCGCTGGATGCCGCCGACGATCTGTTCGCGCATGCCGACGACGCGCCGGCGCACGCCCGCCATGACATCGGCCGACTGCTCGAGCAATTGCCGGACCGGCACCGCCTGCCGATCGTGCACGTGAAGCTGCAAGGCCTGTCGGTCAGCGAGACCGCCAGGCTGACCGGCATGTCCGAATCGGCGGTCAAGATCGGCGTGCATCGCGGGCTCAAGGCACTGGCACGGAAGATCGGGAGTACGGCATGA
- a CDS encoding DUF2282 domain-containing protein: MNVRNAATAALTLAALVAGAAMAQGADPSAQPKPMEKCYGIAKAGQNDCKAGAGTSCAGTSKRDYQGNAWKNVPAGTCVGIKTPKGHGTLTPVGA, encoded by the coding sequence ATGAACGTACGCAATGCCGCAACGGCGGCCTTGACCCTGGCTGCCCTCGTCGCCGGCGCCGCGATGGCGCAGGGCGCCGATCCCTCCGCCCAGCCCAAGCCGATGGAGAAGTGCTACGGCATCGCCAAGGCCGGCCAGAACGATTGCAAGGCCGGCGCGGGCACGAGTTGCGCGGGCACGTCGAAGCGCGACTATCAAGGCAATGCCTGGAAGAACGTGCCGGCCGGCACCTGCGTCGGCATCAAGACGCCGAAGGGCCACGGCACGCTGACCCCGGTCGGCGCCTGA
- a CDS encoding DUF692 domain-containing protein, whose product MQLGAGIGLKPQHYAQALDCTAPGLWFEVHPENYLVQGGPRLAWLEAIAGRHPLSLHGVSLSLAADADPDPRHLRRLAALAERVQPWQVSEHLAWSAWRGRYHPELLPVPRSAAALARVESNVQRAQEALGRTVAIENPSHYLALPGHAWSEPDFLSELVRRSGCRLLLDLNNVHVSAHNLGFDAYAYLHAFPADAVVEVHLAGYATDAADAGDARTLLIDSHDAPVDDAVWDMYAHFLDIAGPRPTLIERDGAIPDFDSLLLERDRAQRLLERAAACRRQAA is encoded by the coding sequence ATGCAGCTCGGCGCCGGCATCGGCCTGAAGCCGCAGCACTACGCGCAGGCGCTGGACTGCACTGCGCCAGGGCTGTGGTTCGAGGTGCACCCCGAGAACTACCTGGTGCAGGGCGGGCCGCGGCTCGCCTGGCTGGAGGCGATCGCCGGGCGCCACCCGCTGTCGCTGCATGGCGTGTCGCTGTCGCTGGCGGCCGATGCCGATCCGGACCCGCGGCACCTGCGCCGTCTGGCCGCCCTCGCCGAGCGCGTCCAGCCGTGGCAGGTGTCCGAGCACCTGGCCTGGTCGGCCTGGCGCGGCCGCTACCATCCGGAACTGTTGCCGGTACCGCGCAGCGCCGCGGCGCTGGCGCGCGTGGAGAGCAATGTGCAGCGGGCGCAGGAGGCGCTAGGTCGCACCGTGGCGATCGAGAACCCGAGTCACTACCTGGCGCTGCCCGGACATGCGTGGAGCGAGCCGGATTTCCTGTCCGAACTGGTGCGGCGCAGCGGTTGCCGGCTGCTGCTGGACCTCAACAATGTCCATGTCAGCGCGCACAACCTGGGTTTCGATGCCTATGCCTACCTGCACGCCTTCCCTGCCGACGCGGTGGTGGAAGTCCATCTGGCCGGCTATGCCACGGACGCCGCGGATGCCGGGGACGCACGGACGCTGCTGATCGATTCGCACGACGCGCCGGTGGACGATGCCGTCTGGGACATGTACGCGCATTTCCTGGACATCGCCGGGCCGCGGCCCACCTTGATCGAGCGCGATGGCGCCATTCCGGATTTCGACTCGCTGCTGCTGGAACGCGATCGCGCGCAGCGGCTGCTGGAGCGGGCCGCGGCGTGCCGGCGCCAGGCGGCATGA
- a CDS encoding putative DNA-binding domain-containing protein — translation MSALAQFQDGFALALYGDGDAGGLTAQPGFRVYRNTVLRACIDALQANFPSVQRLVGEAWFEEVARAYVQRHPPEDVRLLHYGADFDAFLAALPEAGQWPYLPGVAQLDRSWREAHVAADAAILDPRDVAALPPERLARLRVTVHPSVRWHWFEALPVYSIWCAQRDAAPLSELAWNGEGVVLLRRAGQVSWHALGVGGCALLEACRGGATLHAAAEQAQQAEPTLALADTFAMLLGAGAFSSLDLSSEQGIP, via the coding sequence ATGAGCGCGTTGGCGCAGTTCCAGGACGGGTTCGCGCTTGCGCTGTACGGCGATGGCGACGCCGGCGGGCTGACCGCGCAGCCGGGATTTCGCGTCTATCGCAACACCGTGCTGCGCGCCTGCATCGACGCGTTGCAAGCGAATTTTCCAAGCGTGCAGCGGCTGGTGGGAGAGGCCTGGTTCGAGGAAGTGGCGCGTGCCTATGTCCAGCGTCACCCACCGGAGGATGTGCGTCTGCTGCACTACGGCGCCGACTTCGATGCGTTCCTGGCCGCGCTTCCCGAGGCAGGGCAATGGCCCTACCTGCCGGGCGTGGCGCAGCTGGATCGCAGCTGGCGCGAAGCGCATGTCGCCGCCGATGCCGCCATCCTCGATCCGCGGGACGTGGCGGCATTGCCCCCCGAACGACTGGCGCGCCTGCGCGTGACCGTGCATCCGAGCGTGCGCTGGCATTGGTTCGAGGCGTTGCCGGTGTATTCGATCTGGTGCGCGCAGCGCGATGCGGCGCCCCTGTCCGAGCTTGCGTGGAATGGCGAAGGCGTCGTGCTGCTGCGGCGCGCCGGCCAGGTGTCCTGGCATGCGCTGGGCGTGGGCGGTTGCGCGCTGCTGGAGGCGTGCCGCGGCGGCGCCACCTTGCATGCCGCGGCAGAGCAGGCGCAGCAGGCCGAGCCCACGCTGGCGCTGGCGGACACGTTCGCGATGCTGCTGGGCGCCGGCGCCTTTTCTTCCCTCGACCTTTCTTCTGAGCAAGGAATTCCATGA
- a CDS encoding DoxX family protein, translated as MTSTPASPDLRTAWNRLATALSQRVGHSALALMFRLSIAAIFFLSGRTKVTGVLTISDSTYALFREDYRVPLLAPDLAAHLATYSEHLFPLLLVLGLCTRLSALALLGMTAVIEIFVYPDAWPTHLSWAALLSYLLVRGAGALSLDRLLRIA; from the coding sequence ATGACCTCCACCCCCGCTTCCCCAGACCTGCGCACCGCGTGGAATCGTCTCGCCACCGCGCTATCGCAGCGGGTCGGCCACTCCGCGCTGGCACTGATGTTCCGGTTGTCGATCGCCGCGATCTTCTTCCTGTCCGGACGCACCAAGGTCACCGGTGTGCTGACCATCAGCGACAGCACCTACGCGCTGTTTCGCGAAGACTACCGCGTGCCGCTGCTTGCGCCGGATCTGGCCGCGCACCTTGCCACGTATTCGGAGCACCTGTTCCCGCTGCTGTTGGTGCTGGGCCTGTGCACGCGGCTGTCGGCGCTTGCGTTGCTGGGCATGACCGCGGTGATCGAGATCTTCGTTTATCCCGATGCTTGGCCCACGCACCTGAGCTGGGCCGCGCTGCTGTCGTACCTGCTGGTGCGCGGCGCGGGCGCGCTGTCGCTGGACCGGCTATTGCGCATCGCGTGA
- a CDS encoding DUF692 domain-containing protein, producing the protein MPRSGRRRAPAGTPNETLCHMDTIAPFHGFGLGLRPPHYPLYLEDPPALDFVEAISENFMVSGGRPLYVLDRVRERYPVALHGVSLSVGSADGLDRAYLLRLKRLAQRVRPLWVSDHLSWSAVAGFNAHDLLPLPYDDEALDVVCANIAHAQDVLERPLLLENPSTYLAFAGATMSEAAFLREVCARTGCYLLLDVNNVYVSAVNHGADPHTYLDALPWERVRQVHLAGHSQGRELLIDTHDQPVCDPVWALYARVCRRIGAVATMIERDDRIPPLPALLDELQIARRIAADAARMAA; encoded by the coding sequence ATGCCCCGTTCCGGCCGGCGCCGCGCGCCGGCCGGGACGCCGAACGAGACCTTGTGCCACATGGACACGATCGCGCCTTTCCACGGCTTCGGGCTGGGCCTGCGCCCGCCGCACTATCCGCTGTATCTCGAGGACCCGCCCGCGCTGGATTTCGTCGAGGCGATTTCGGAAAACTTCATGGTGTCCGGCGGCCGGCCGCTGTACGTGCTGGATCGCGTGCGCGAACGCTATCCGGTGGCGCTGCATGGCGTCTCCCTGTCGGTGGGCTCGGCCGATGGCCTTGATCGCGCGTATCTGCTGCGGCTCAAGCGCCTCGCGCAGCGCGTGCGTCCGCTGTGGGTTTCCGACCATCTGAGCTGGAGCGCGGTCGCAGGATTCAACGCCCACGATCTGTTGCCCTTGCCTTACGACGACGAAGCGCTGGACGTGGTCTGCGCCAACATCGCCCACGCCCAGGACGTGCTGGAGCGGCCACTGCTGCTCGAAAATCCTTCCACCTATCTGGCCTTCGCGGGCGCCACCATGAGCGAAGCCGCCTTCCTGCGCGAGGTATGCGCGCGCACCGGCTGCTATCTGCTGCTCGACGTCAACAACGTCTACGTCAGCGCGGTCAACCACGGCGCCGATCCGCATACCTATCTGGACGCGCTGCCGTGGGAGCGCGTCCGTCAGGTGCATCTGGCCGGACATAGCCAGGGCCGCGAGCTGCTGATCGATACCCACGACCAACCGGTCTGCGATCCGGTGTGGGCGCTGTACGCGCGGGTGTGCCGGCGCATCGGCGCGGTGGCGACCATGATCGAGCGCGACGACCGGATTCCGCCGCTGCCGGCGTTGCTGGACGAGCTGCAGATCGCGCGGCGTATCGCCGCCGACGCGGCCCGCATGGCGGCATGA
- a CDS encoding putative DNA-binding domain-containing protein — MSLLSLQRRFSGWLRDPAADADACLDAEQRPGLRVYRHAYRAQLGDALRDTYATTLAWLGEAAFDAAAAGYVTQHPPSAWNLGAYGDRFGAYLAARHPARPELADLAWLDLALRRAFDGTDAAPVTLAALAGVDWEQARLRFVPTLRRRRMRSNAAAIWSALSEGHAPAVAVRLPGVAIRVWRKGLSPYFQSMSPLEARMLHQALAGMPFGEVCRRAPGADPAAIGRVLEQWLRDELLEAIAPA, encoded by the coding sequence ATGAGCCTGCTGTCGCTGCAGCGCCGCTTCTCTGGCTGGTTGCGCGACCCTGCGGCCGATGCGGACGCCTGTCTGGACGCGGAGCAGCGTCCGGGTCTGCGCGTCTATCGGCATGCCTACCGCGCGCAGCTCGGCGACGCCTTGCGCGACACCTACGCCACCACCCTGGCCTGGCTGGGCGAAGCGGCGTTCGACGCGGCTGCGGCCGGCTACGTGACGCAGCATCCGCCCTCGGCCTGGAACCTCGGCGCCTACGGCGACCGGTTCGGCGCCTACCTGGCCGCGCGCCATCCCGCGCGGCCGGAACTGGCGGACCTGGCCTGGCTCGACCTGGCCCTGCGCCGCGCCTTCGATGGCACCGATGCGGCACCGGTGACGCTGGCGGCCTTGGCCGGCGTGGACTGGGAGCAGGCACGCCTGCGCTTCGTGCCGACCTTGCGCCGCCGCCGCATGCGCAGCAACGCCGCCGCGATCTGGTCGGCGCTGTCGGAAGGGCATGCGCCGGCTGTGGCAGTGCGCCTGCCCGGGGTGGCGATCCGGGTCTGGCGCAAGGGCTTGTCGCCCTATTTCCAGAGCATGTCGCCGCTGGAAGCGCGCATGCTGCACCAGGCGCTCGCCGGCATGCCCTTCGGCGAGGTGTGCCGGCGCGCGCCCGGCGCCGATCCGGCGGCGATCGGGCGGGTGCTGGAGCAGTGGTTGCGCGACGAACTGCTGGAAGCCATCGCGCCAGCGTGA
- a CDS encoding TIGR00266 family protein: protein MTQWYFLTGGEQTRSGPFDDADAIAFARNNPSAMAWRQGQSGWRPANQIDELRGASATSLPPGLPPPPGGGGRADDIDFRIVGHEMQFVEIELDPGESAVAEAGALMFKDAVVQMDTVFGDGSNSQGGGLMGKLFSAGKRLVTGESLFTTVFTHQGQGKAKVAFAAPYPGTVLAMKLDQHGGRLICQKDSFLAGARGVSLGIHFQRKIMTGLFGGEGFIMQKLEGDGWVFVHAGGCVVERELAAGERLDVDTGCVVAFHSTVDMDVRPVSGIKSMFFGGEGMFLATLTGPGKVWLQSLPFSRLAGRMFAAAPQGGGQNRGEGSVLGGLGRMLDGDNNF from the coding sequence ATGACCCAGTGGTACTTCCTCACCGGCGGCGAACAAACCCGCTCCGGCCCGTTCGACGATGCCGACGCCATCGCCTTCGCCCGCAACAATCCCAGCGCCATGGCCTGGCGCCAGGGCCAGAGCGGCTGGAGGCCGGCCAACCAGATCGACGAGCTGCGCGGCGCGAGCGCGACCAGCCTGCCGCCGGGCCTGCCGCCCCCGCCGGGCGGCGGCGGCCGCGCCGACGACATCGATTTCCGCATCGTCGGCCACGAGATGCAGTTCGTGGAGATCGAGCTGGATCCGGGCGAGAGCGCGGTCGCCGAGGCCGGCGCGCTGATGTTCAAGGACGCCGTGGTGCAGATGGACACCGTGTTCGGCGACGGCTCCAACAGCCAGGGCGGCGGCCTGATGGGCAAGCTGTTCTCGGCCGGCAAGCGCCTGGTCACCGGCGAGAGCCTGTTCACCACCGTGTTCACCCATCAGGGCCAGGGCAAGGCCAAGGTCGCCTTCGCCGCGCCGTATCCCGGCACGGTGCTGGCGATGAAACTGGACCAGCACGGCGGCCGCCTGATCTGCCAGAAGGACAGCTTCCTGGCCGGCGCGCGCGGCGTGTCGCTGGGCATCCACTTCCAGCGCAAGATCATGACCGGCCTGTTCGGCGGCGAGGGCTTCATCATGCAGAAGCTGGAAGGCGACGGCTGGGTGTTCGTGCATGCCGGCGGCTGCGTGGTCGAACGCGAGCTGGCCGCCGGCGAACGCCTGGACGTGGACACCGGCTGCGTGGTCGCGTTCCATTCCACGGTGGACATGGACGTGCGCCCGGTCAGCGGCATCAAGAGCATGTTCTTCGGCGGCGAAGGCATGTTCCTGGCCACGCTGACCGGCCCGGGCAAGGTGTGGCTGCAGTCGCTGCCGTTCTCGCGCCTGGCCGGGCGCATGTTCGCCGCCGCGCCGCAGGGCGGCGGGCAGAACCGCGGCGAAGGCTCGGTGCTCGGCGGCCTGGGCCGGATGCTGGACGGCGACAACAACTTCTGA
- a CDS encoding TonB-dependent receptor plug domain-containing protein, whose amino-acid sequence MASALALALSSPLAALAQDAPPPPTERTDPSATAGTNEKAKTLDSVMVTGSRIKRAEVEGPAPVTVITGAQIMKEGFTTVYEALGSLTEVTGNVQNDYDWGQSSVNASPLNLRNLGPGRSLLLINGHRVADYPMPYQGKSNFANYNNIPTGIVDRIEVLSTGASAIYGSDAVAGVVNVILKKDIDGDTLRARYGTTTEGGRDVRDVSWSGGRHGEDWSVAYTMQYFDRKPLWSHERPFMDEESDSPRRNWSYGGVRQNTATNTPQSGIRLYDVTNDVRIRPPTGACDRFGGEFYEHNRILYNDFSGAQTDTGWQCANRSVFQHWTLRNGSKDLSLYLYGTKQFGDVEAWATYGYWDSTGKSNTFMPAWGSQDYIDRDSGQRRSLLRYFTPGEIGGEDRALTKSKEKNWDFSAGLRGTVFGDRFDWEVMGGRAEYEIQERFPIIHNPRATEFFLGSSLGTDAASGLQIYAPDYDRLWNPASPSDYESIRAVGDKKARTWLSQASAVLSGDLFEGWAGPIGFAGVLEAAEQGYKLTPDPNTMGLNPVYETPFGNVETGGGERKRYAAGVEFKIPLLKNLTLSAAGRYDRYDAVADDAATTYNAGLEWRPFSTLLLRGSYATSFRAPDMHYVYADPSESVADQVDYLACLTDPNRQTSNCPGGDGDPYHIDNPVIARQGSQDLLYETGDSLTYGFVWDAFDGFSLSVDYWRINIEDAIDDVGADQVLLDEAYCITGQQPADKPARTPPSQALCDLQLSRVTRDANGVVTRVEIGPINRAKQSVSGVDLASRYSVQTARWGNFDFALNYTRQLTYKYAQFDGDLFENTRDRERQIRYRGRASATWTLDPWTAVLYVDWTAGTRSDRFGGCTALPNGFRPDVATDCTDLRTNAAGERSISYGQKSERVGYYNQDRIYWNASLGYQATDALRLNVYVNNILNDHYQDKWCGGFAYCVSNPVGREVAAEVVYRFD is encoded by the coding sequence ATGGCGAGCGCGCTCGCACTGGCGTTGTCTTCGCCGCTGGCCGCGCTGGCGCAGGACGCGCCGCCGCCGCCCACGGAACGGACCGACCCGTCCGCCACAGCCGGGACCAACGAAAAGGCGAAGACGCTGGACTCGGTCATGGTCACCGGCTCGCGCATCAAGCGCGCGGAGGTCGAAGGCCCGGCGCCGGTCACGGTCATCACCGGCGCGCAGATCATGAAGGAAGGCTTCACCACGGTGTACGAAGCGCTCGGCTCGCTCACCGAGGTCACCGGCAACGTGCAGAACGACTACGACTGGGGCCAAAGTTCGGTCAACGCCAGCCCGCTCAACCTGCGCAATCTCGGCCCCGGCCGCAGCCTGTTGCTGATCAACGGCCACCGCGTGGCCGATTACCCGATGCCGTACCAGGGCAAGAGCAACTTCGCCAACTACAACAACATTCCCACCGGCATCGTCGATCGCATCGAGGTGCTGTCCACCGGCGCCTCGGCGATCTACGGCTCCGATGCGGTGGCCGGCGTGGTCAACGTCATCCTGAAGAAGGACATCGACGGCGATACCCTGCGCGCGCGCTACGGCACCACCACCGAGGGCGGGCGCGACGTCCGCGATGTCTCCTGGTCCGGTGGCCGTCACGGCGAGGACTGGAGCGTCGCGTACACGATGCAGTACTTCGACCGCAAACCGTTGTGGTCGCATGAACGCCCCTTCATGGACGAGGAGTCCGATTCGCCCCGCCGCAACTGGAGCTATGGCGGCGTGCGGCAAAACACCGCGACCAATACCCCCCAATCCGGCATCCGTCTCTACGACGTGACCAACGATGTCCGGATCAGGCCGCCGACCGGCGCCTGCGACCGGTTCGGCGGCGAGTTCTACGAGCACAACCGCATTCTGTACAACGACTTCAGCGGCGCGCAGACCGATACCGGCTGGCAATGCGCCAATCGCTCCGTGTTCCAGCACTGGACGCTGCGCAATGGCAGCAAGGACCTTTCGCTCTACTTGTACGGCACCAAGCAGTTCGGCGACGTCGAAGCCTGGGCGACCTACGGCTACTGGGATTCGACCGGCAAGAGCAATACCTTCATGCCGGCCTGGGGCAGCCAGGATTACATCGACCGCGACAGCGGCCAGCGCCGCAGCCTGTTGCGCTACTTCACGCCCGGCGAGATCGGCGGCGAAGACCGCGCGCTGACCAAATCCAAGGAGAAGAACTGGGATTTCAGCGCCGGCCTGCGCGGCACCGTCTTCGGCGATCGCTTCGACTGGGAAGTGATGGGCGGCCGCGCCGAATACGAGATCCAGGAGCGCTTCCCGATCATCCACAACCCGCGTGCCACGGAGTTCTTCCTGGGCTCTTCACTGGGGACCGATGCGGCGAGCGGCCTGCAGATCTATGCGCCCGACTACGACCGGCTGTGGAACCCGGCTTCGCCCAGCGACTACGAAAGCATTCGCGCCGTCGGCGACAAGAAGGCGCGCACCTGGCTCAGCCAGGCCAGCGCCGTGCTCAGCGGCGATCTGTTCGAAGGCTGGGCTGGCCCGATTGGCTTTGCCGGCGTGCTGGAAGCCGCGGAGCAGGGCTACAAGCTCACGCCCGACCCCAACACCATGGGCCTCAATCCGGTGTACGAAACGCCGTTCGGCAACGTCGAGACCGGCGGCGGCGAGCGCAAGCGCTATGCGGCGGGTGTGGAATTCAAGATTCCCCTGCTCAAGAACCTGACCCTCTCGGCCGCCGGCCGCTACGATCGCTACGACGCGGTCGCTGACGATGCCGCCACCACCTACAACGCCGGCCTGGAGTGGCGTCCGTTCTCCACCTTGCTGCTGCGCGGCAGCTACGCCACCAGCTTCCGTGCGCCGGACATGCACTACGTCTATGCCGATCCCAGCGAGAGCGTGGCCGACCAGGTCGACTACCTGGCCTGCCTGACCGACCCCAATCGCCAGACCAGCAACTGCCCCGGTGGCGATGGCGACCCGTACCACATCGACAATCCCGTGATCGCCCGGCAGGGCTCGCAGGACCTGCTGTACGAAACCGGCGACTCGCTCACCTACGGCTTCGTCTGGGACGCGTTCGACGGCTTCTCGCTCAGTGTCGACTACTGGCGGATCAACATCGAGGATGCGATCGACGATGTCGGCGCCGACCAGGTGTTGCTGGACGAGGCGTACTGCATCACCGGGCAACAGCCGGCGGACAAGCCGGCGCGGACGCCACCCAGCCAGGCGCTGTGCGACCTGCAGCTCAGCCGCGTCACGCGCGACGCCAACGGCGTGGTGACCCGCGTGGAGATCGGCCCGATCAACCGCGCCAAGCAAAGCGTGAGCGGTGTCGATCTGGCCTCGCGCTACAGCGTGCAGACCGCACGCTGGGGCAATTTCGACTTCGCGCTCAACTACACCCGGCAGCTGACCTACAAGTACGCGCAGTTCGACGGCGATCTGTTCGAGAACACCCGCGACCGCGAGCGCCAGATCCGCTACCGCGGCCGCGCCAGCGCGACCTGGACCCTGGATCCGTGGACCGCGGTGCTGTACGTGGACTGGACCGCGGGGACCCGCAGCGACCGCTTCGGCGGCTGCACCGCGCTGCCCAATGGCTTCCGTCCGGACGTGGCCACCGATTGCACCGATCTGCGCACGAACGCGGCTGGCGAACGCAGCATCAGTTACGGGCAGAAGAGCGAACGGGTGGGCTACTACAACCAGGACAGGATCTACTGGAACGCCAGCCTCGGCTATCAGGCCACGGACGCGTTGCGCCTGAATGTCTACGTCAACAACATCCTCAACGATCACTATCAGGACAAGTGGTGCGGTGGTTTCGCCTACTGCGTGTCCAATCCGGTGGGACGCGAGGTGGCTGCGGAGGTCGTGTACCGGTTCGATTGA